From the genome of Methylomonas sp. UP202, one region includes:
- a CDS encoding DUF1566 domain-containing protein, translating to MTHRLLTFGVLLGAAAFNANATLISFTGADDIGLVYSSVGNVTWTQDANLLATLESTYGFRNVIQAIIAASPTVSDTPNSFDGYTGSYTVKTTDFSSDGRANWFGAQAFVGLLNRVNYGGSSQWRLPTSNAIDGYDGSAGNELGQLVYGELDGSASNSIPNTNSFDHEQASSYWSGTENAASPGSAWYFEAYYSSQANHRKTYQHYVWAVSPGRLSAVPIPGAVWLMGSGLMGLLGLKRRGRVG from the coding sequence ATGACACACAGGCTACTTACCTTCGGCGTTCTGCTCGGCGCCGCCGCGTTCAACGCCAATGCCACGCTAATCAGCTTTACCGGTGCCGATGACATTGGCTTGGTCTACAGCAGCGTCGGCAACGTGACCTGGACGCAAGACGCCAATCTGTTGGCTACGCTGGAAAGCACTTACGGTTTCCGAAACGTCATCCAAGCCATTATCGCCGCTAGCCCTACCGTTAGCGACACGCCCAACAGCTTCGACGGTTACACCGGTTCTTACACCGTGAAAACCACCGATTTTTCGTCGGACGGTAGAGCCAACTGGTTTGGCGCGCAAGCTTTCGTTGGCTTACTGAATCGCGTCAACTATGGCGGCAGCTCGCAATGGCGCTTGCCAACCAGTAATGCCATCGACGGATACGACGGCAGCGCCGGCAACGAATTGGGCCAATTGGTTTACGGCGAATTGGACGGTTCGGCGTCTAATTCCATTCCCAATACCAATAGCTTCGACCACGAGCAAGCCTCTTCGTACTGGTCAGGTACCGAGAATGCGGCTTCCCCCGGTAGCGCGTGGTATTTTGAAGCCTATTACAGTAGTCAGGCCAACCACCGGAAGACTTATCAACACTACGTATGGGCGGTGAGTCCCGGACGATTGTCGGCCGTGCCGATACCGGGGGCTGTTTGGTTGATGGGTAGTGGCCTGATGGGATTGTTGGGTCTAAAACGGCGCGGGCGGGTTGGGTAG
- a CDS encoding DUF1566 domain-containing protein: protein MNTRKTLVALGLLLGGATLNAHASLTSYTGADGAGLVYSSVGNVTWTQDANLFKTLSNADHSLISRVIALTPTTNYYASSGPQVTLTASDFGSFNVNIPSSGFLSWWGAIAFANYLNSIDYGGSHQWRLPTSNAIVGFNGTAGNELGQLFYSELNGTAGKFIPNTPTFDNESPVAYWSGIEFTSNQAAAWGFDARKGAQGYDEKGREHLVWLVSPGQVAAVPIPGALALFGTGLMGLLCLRRK from the coding sequence ATGAATACCCGTAAAACTTTAGTTGCCTTGGGATTGTTACTCGGCGGCGCCACGTTAAACGCCCACGCCAGCTTGACCAGTTATACCGGCGCCGACGGCGCTGGCTTGGTCTACAGTAGCGTCGGCAACGTGACCTGGACGCAAGACGCCAATTTGTTCAAAACCCTGTCCAATGCCGACCATTCGCTAATCAGCCGGGTTATCGCGTTGACGCCTACAACGAATTATTACGCCTCATCCGGGCCGCAAGTAACCTTGACGGCGAGCGATTTCGGCAGTTTCAATGTCAACATTCCCTCTTCAGGCTTCCTAAGTTGGTGGGGGGCTATCGCCTTCGCCAATTACTTAAACAGCATCGACTACGGCGGCAGCCACCAATGGCGCTTGCCGACCAGCAATGCCATTGTCGGTTTTAACGGCACCGCCGGTAACGAACTAGGCCAATTGTTTTATAGCGAATTGAACGGTACCGCCGGCAAGTTTATTCCCAACACCCCAACCTTCGACAACGAATCGCCGGTAGCCTACTGGTCTGGTATTGAGTTCACTTCCAACCAGGCCGCGGCGTGGGGCTTTGATGCTCGAAAAGGTGCCCAGGGCTACGATGAAAAGGGTCGCGAGCATCTGGTTTGGCTCGTTAGCCCAGGGCAAGTGGCTGCGGTGCCGATACCGGGCGCATTAGCGTTGTTTGGAACCGGGCTGATGGGATTGCTGTGTTTGCGGAGAAAATGA
- the nadA gene encoding quinolinate synthase NadA, translating into MTAALPIHDYALLDDAECAERIAAAKAQLNGRCIVLGHHYQRDEVFQHADIYGDSLKLSREAAQSAAEFIVFCGVHFMAEVADILSRPEQIAILPDMAAGCSMADMANKIKVQQCWDELAKIIDVENSVTPVTYINSAADLKAFCGQHGGIVCTSSNAQKILNWSFERREKVLFFPDQHLGRNTGYRMGIPLEHMVTWDFNKPQGGLTEQQIRDAKMILWKGYCSVHQAFQPEQIDNFKAKYPETIVISHPEACFEVCEKSDYIGSTEMILKIVREAEPNTRWLVATELNLVSRLAQETKAQGKQVHFMAPTLSMCSTMFRTDPQHLCWVLENLAAGHVVNRVSVPAEEAALAKLALDNMLLAS; encoded by the coding sequence ATGACTGCCGCATTACCTATCCATGATTACGCCTTGTTGGACGACGCCGAATGCGCAGAACGTATCGCCGCCGCCAAAGCCCAATTAAACGGCCGCTGCATAGTGCTGGGCCATCATTATCAACGTGACGAAGTATTCCAGCATGCCGATATTTATGGGGATTCGCTGAAGTTGTCGCGCGAGGCGGCGCAATCGGCGGCCGAATTCATCGTGTTTTGCGGCGTGCATTTCATGGCCGAGGTGGCAGACATCCTGTCCCGGCCCGAGCAGATCGCAATTTTGCCGGACATGGCCGCCGGTTGTTCGATGGCGGATATGGCCAATAAAATCAAGGTCCAGCAATGTTGGGACGAGTTGGCTAAGATCATCGACGTCGAAAATTCGGTGACGCCGGTGACCTATATCAATTCCGCCGCCGACTTGAAAGCCTTTTGCGGTCAGCACGGCGGTATCGTTTGTACCTCGTCCAATGCGCAAAAAATCCTGAATTGGAGCTTCGAGCGCCGCGAAAAAGTCCTGTTCTTCCCCGACCAGCACTTGGGCCGCAACACCGGTTACCGGATGGGTATTCCGCTGGAACACATGGTCACCTGGGATTTCAACAAACCGCAAGGCGGCCTGACCGAGCAACAAATCCGCGACGCCAAAATGATTTTGTGGAAGGGTTACTGTTCGGTGCATCAGGCTTTTCAGCCCGAGCAAATCGATAATTTCAAGGCAAAATATCCGGAGACCATCGTGATTTCGCATCCGGAAGCCTGTTTCGAAGTGTGCGAGAAATCGGATTACATTGGTTCCACCGAGATGATTTTAAAAATTGTCCGCGAGGCCGAGCCCAATACCCGCTGGCTGGTCGCCACCGAATTGAATCTGGTCAGCCGGCTGGCCCAGGAAACCAAGGCGCAGGGCAAGCAGGTCCATTTCATGGCGCCGACCTTGAGCATGTGCTCGACGATGTTCCGCACCGATCCGCAGCATTTATGCTGGGTGTTGGAAAACCTGGCCGCCGGCCATGTCGTCAACCGAGTGTCGGTCCCGGCCGAAGAGGCCGCGCTGGCTAAGTTGGCGCTGGATAATATGCTGCTGGCGTCTTAA
- a CDS encoding DUF2780 domain-containing protein, which translates to MSKLNFSKGFFLAATVTVAGCNAPQPYTGQTFAQTPALPSVPAAGNLGAEMDLVALLVGQLGISPRQALGGVGSIFSLAQQRLNPGDFSLLSSNVPSMDRYLGAVSNQPKFGDDGGSSLLGTAGGLLGLAGSFQSLGMNSSMIGQFVPVVLQYVQNQGGASAMALLEQALYR; encoded by the coding sequence ATGAGCAAACTCAATTTCAGCAAAGGATTTTTTCTAGCCGCGACGGTCACGGTAGCCGGTTGTAATGCGCCGCAGCCCTACACCGGGCAAACGTTCGCGCAAACCCCGGCGCTGCCGTCGGTGCCTGCCGCGGGAAACCTGGGCGCCGAGATGGACTTGGTGGCCCTGTTGGTCGGTCAACTGGGTATTTCCCCACGGCAAGCGCTGGGCGGAGTGGGTTCGATATTCTCGTTGGCGCAACAGCGCCTGAATCCGGGCGACTTTTCGCTACTCAGCTCCAATGTGCCCAGTATGGACCGCTATCTCGGTGCGGTTTCGAATCAGCCTAAGTTTGGCGATGACGGCGGGTCGTCGCTACTCGGCACGGCCGGCGGTTTGCTGGGTTTGGCCGGGTCGTTTCAGAGCTTGGGGATGAACAGCAGCATGATCGGCCAATTCGTGCCGGTGGTGTTGCAATACGTGCAAAATCAAGGCGGGGCTTCGGCGATGGCCTTGCTGGAGCAAGCTTTGTACCGGTAG
- a CDS encoding ZIP family metal transporter produces the protein MQNIQAKLEEYYLRLQAHPQYLKIMTLPTLQRWGVLAGLFLLSQIVVFGSLYLIFDGVVVIGFMASILAGLATGVGALPALFFKDISERLFNSMLGAAAGVMLAATAFSLLVPGIDFGDQIWPGKGLWIVAAGMLLGAVFLHFADERLPHLHFDAVSDESLNSLQKISLFIIAITIHNFPEGMSVGVSFGSGNMNNGLVLAIAIALQNLPEGLAVALPLVGLGYNKWKAVGIATATGLVEPVGGLLGITMVTVFSSILPIAMGFAAGAMLFVISEEIIPETHAKGRSRIATFSLMVGFIIMMMLDKILS, from the coding sequence ATGCAAAACATACAAGCCAAGCTCGAGGAATACTACCTCCGTCTCCAAGCCCATCCACAGTATCTGAAAATCATGACGCTGCCCACGCTACAACGCTGGGGCGTTCTGGCTGGTTTGTTTTTGCTGTCGCAAATCGTGGTGTTCGGCAGTCTGTACCTGATATTCGACGGCGTGGTCGTGATCGGCTTTATGGCCAGCATTCTGGCAGGCCTGGCGACCGGCGTCGGCGCGTTACCGGCGCTGTTTTTCAAGGACATCTCCGAGCGCCTGTTCAACAGCATGCTCGGCGCCGCCGCCGGGGTGATGCTGGCCGCCACCGCCTTCTCGCTACTGGTACCCGGCATCGACTTCGGCGACCAGATTTGGCCGGGCAAGGGTTTGTGGATCGTCGCGGCCGGCATGTTGCTGGGCGCGGTGTTTTTGCATTTTGCCGACGAGCGTCTGCCGCACCTGCATTTCGACGCGGTCAGCGACGAAAGTTTGAATTCGCTGCAAAAAATTTCGCTGTTCATCATCGCCATCACGATCCACAACTTTCCGGAAGGCATGTCGGTGGGCGTCAGTTTCGGCTCGGGAAATATGAATAACGGCCTGGTGTTGGCCATCGCCATCGCGCTGCAAAATTTGCCGGAAGGTCTGGCCGTCGCGCTGCCGTTGGTCGGCTTGGGCTACAACAAATGGAAAGCGGTTGGGATCGCCACCGCGACCGGCTTGGTCGAACCGGTCGGCGGCCTGCTGGGCATTACGATGGTGACGGTGTTTTCGTCGATACTGCCGATTGCGATGGGCTTCGCGGCGGGGGCGATGTTATTCGTGATCAGCGAGGAAATCATTCCGGAAACCCATGCCAAGGGCCGCTCGCGCATCGCCACGTTTTCGTTGATGGTCGGCTTCATCATCATGATGATGCTGGACAAAATCCTCAGCTAA
- a CDS encoding TMEM165/GDT1 family protein translates to MDYLIELINRLTPADPAGFSAAAGTSLALIAAAEIGDKSQLVCMTLASRHRAAPVWWGALAAFALLNTLAVVFGVAIANWLPEYAVSAGVALLFAGFGLHAVFNREDEDDDAAVVEKSGHGIFLTTFLLITVAEFGDKTQLAVVGFSSSAPAAAVWLGSTAALGLTSLLGVVAGRTVLQKMPLGLLHKLSGGFFLILAAVAGYKTYLGLNAAGLIAL, encoded by the coding sequence ATGGATTACCTAATAGAGCTTATCAACCGGTTGACGCCCGCCGACCCAGCCGGCTTTTCGGCCGCCGCCGGGACCAGTCTGGCCTTGATCGCCGCCGCCGAAATCGGCGACAAAAGCCAATTGGTGTGCATGACGCTGGCTTCGCGCCACCGGGCCGCACCGGTCTGGTGGGGGGCGCTGGCCGCGTTCGCGCTGCTGAATACGCTGGCGGTGGTGTTTGGCGTCGCCATCGCCAACTGGCTGCCGGAATACGCGGTGTCGGCCGGCGTCGCCTTGTTGTTCGCCGGCTTCGGTTTGCACGCAGTATTCAATCGTGAAGACGAGGACGACGACGCAGCCGTCGTCGAAAAAAGCGGTCACGGCATTTTTCTGACCACGTTTTTATTGATTACGGTGGCGGAATTCGGCGACAAGACCCAGTTGGCGGTGGTCGGTTTCAGCAGCAGCGCGCCGGCGGCGGCGGTCTGGCTAGGCTCGACGGCGGCGCTGGGCTTGACCTCGTTGCTGGGGGTAGTCGCCGGCCGCACCGTGCTGCAAAAAATGCCGCTGGGCTTACTCCATAAGCTCAGCGGCGGCTTTTTCCTGATACTGGCGGCGGTCGCCGGCTATAAAACTTATCTCGGCCTGAACGCGGCCGGACTGATCGCTCTATGA
- a CDS encoding EAL domain-containing protein encodes MATPLNRRRDLPGILSLALLYGAIAKITLSYFSTSGNVTLVWFSGGLGLAVLLLKGLRFWPGIFLGALAAGLMVNDSLWLSGLIAAGNTLETLTAARLLGNNRNFSVTLSEPKHFLTLVLVGVVCSAISAAIGPAALLASGYVPAGELGESMLHWWMADVFGIVFATPATLIWRRWPSNWFHGKRWPETVIFVGLSFLVGQILFFDWFTDHLKFAPHTYWPFFCVLWGALRFGRHGVVLVMVLTAAQALLGAAQHVGKFAHDFEQSDLFNFWLFMAALSTCGMALALTLHSSRRIAGELLDSELRLRHIVDASPVPHILYDRHDNVVFFNSAFSATFGYTQDDIRCRDDWWRLAYPDPAYRHSIMAVSRRHLSASLNRQDIAPEKVDIRCRDGATLTALANTTALSDSLQGGYLVTYFDITERMRYEKALTESNLLLQTILETLPVRVFWKDLNSRYLGCNTLFANDAGRRRASEMLGKDDTQMTWRDQADLYRSDDVAVMSSGTPKLNFEEPQTTPSGDTIWLRTSKMPLINGDGVTIGILGLYEDITQNKQSQQQLAESLSMLQATLEATTAGILVVSLDGYIRGFNQRFQALWQIPRDMLREGDHCHALLEFILKQMKDPELTRAQVNELREHPEREIKNLLELIDGRLLERYSRPQRIGDQIIGRVWSYTDVTELRGLEKQLQWRTAFLEAVLESTPDGIVAVDAEGRKVQQNLRIGELWRMPPDLANQDCIAAQLEMARQQMKHPEQMTQSIALVQAQPDAIARDEVELLDDTILEFHTAPICSKTGAYLGRIWQFRDVTATRHAERTLRQKEYYQRALLDNIPHAIWLKDRDSRFLAVNQEFSAIFDAGTPDELVGKSDLDIAPPELAERYRADDRTVMATRANLVVEEEIIDRGLRKWYETYKAPVIDQSGELLGSVGFARDVSERRKAEENLRLAALVYQNSSEAMVVTDADNNILSVNPAFTSMTGYAADEVVGRNPRVLKSDQHDSGFYRELWRALEETGTWHGEIKNRRKDGRIYVEELTINTIYDASGHPQRRVALFSDITQRKQSEEQIWRQANFDPLTGLPNRRMFRDRLEQEIKKAHRMGQMFALMFIDLDRFKEVNDTLGHDIGDQLLKETAQRLQLCVRESDTVARLGGDEFTIILGELDEPRSAEPIARHLLEQLSAPFQLAEDTTYVSASIGITFYPTDSTDLSELLKNADQAMYAAKNRGRNAYSFFTKALQDALQARAALLADLRNALSERQLSLHYQPIVDLVSGEVHKSEALLRWRHPTRGVVSPTEFIPLAEETGLINKIGDWVFETAAQQVLEWQSRLHREFQISINKSPVQFQSAGQAPRHWFDYLHSLGLSGQSIVVEITEGLLLDANTNVQDHLMAFRDAGMQVAIDDFGTGYSSLSYLKKFDIDYLKIDQSFVRNLTEDSSDFALCEAIIVMAHKLGLKVIAEGVETERQRDLLKSIGCDYGQGYWFSPPVPAELFAQRFGLGRDREN; translated from the coding sequence ATGGCGACACCTCTTAACCGCCGGCGCGATTTGCCGGGCATCCTTAGCTTGGCCCTGCTATACGGAGCAATCGCCAAAATCACTTTGAGCTACTTTTCGACCAGCGGCAACGTCACGCTAGTCTGGTTTTCCGGCGGATTGGGACTCGCGGTGTTGCTGTTGAAAGGTCTAAGGTTTTGGCCGGGCATTTTCTTGGGCGCGCTGGCCGCCGGTTTAATGGTCAACGATTCTCTCTGGCTTTCGGGATTGATCGCGGCCGGCAATACCTTGGAAACTTTAACCGCGGCGCGATTGCTCGGCAACAATCGCAATTTTTCAGTCACCTTATCCGAACCCAAACATTTTTTAACACTGGTGCTGGTTGGCGTGGTTTGCTCCGCTATTAGCGCGGCGATCGGCCCGGCGGCACTGTTGGCAAGCGGTTACGTACCCGCCGGGGAACTCGGCGAATCGATGCTGCACTGGTGGATGGCCGATGTGTTTGGCATCGTCTTCGCCACGCCGGCCACGTTGATTTGGCGACGCTGGCCAAGCAATTGGTTTCACGGCAAACGCTGGCCGGAAACCGTGATTTTCGTCGGACTCTCCTTTCTGGTCGGCCAGATTCTGTTTTTCGACTGGTTTACCGACCATCTGAAATTCGCCCCGCACACTTATTGGCCATTTTTCTGCGTCCTGTGGGGCGCCCTGCGGTTTGGGCGGCACGGCGTGGTACTGGTGATGGTCCTCACCGCCGCGCAGGCCTTGCTGGGAGCCGCCCAGCACGTGGGCAAGTTCGCCCACGATTTCGAGCAAAGCGATCTGTTCAATTTCTGGCTGTTCATGGCCGCGTTGTCGACCTGCGGCATGGCTTTGGCGTTGACATTACACAGCAGCCGACGCATCGCCGGAGAACTGCTCGACAGCGAGCTGCGCCTGCGGCATATCGTGGACGCTTCACCAGTACCGCACATCCTTTACGACCGCCACGACAATGTGGTCTTCTTCAACTCGGCCTTTTCGGCGACTTTCGGCTACACCCAAGACGATATTCGCTGTCGCGACGATTGGTGGCGCTTGGCCTACCCCGATCCGGCTTACCGGCATTCGATCATGGCCGTTTCGCGACGCCATCTGAGCGCCAGTCTAAACCGGCAAGACATCGCACCGGAGAAAGTCGATATTCGTTGCCGCGACGGCGCTACCCTTACGGCCCTTGCCAATACCACCGCGCTTAGCGACTCTCTTCAGGGCGGCTATCTGGTCACCTATTTCGATATCACCGAAAGGATGCGCTACGAAAAAGCCTTGACCGAATCCAATTTATTGCTGCAAACCATCCTGGAAACCTTACCGGTCAGAGTGTTTTGGAAAGACCTCAACTCGCGGTATCTGGGCTGTAACACGCTGTTCGCCAACGACGCCGGCCGGCGGCGCGCCTCGGAAATGCTCGGCAAGGACGACACCCAAATGACTTGGCGAGACCAAGCCGATTTATACCGGAGCGACGACGTGGCGGTCATGTCTTCCGGCACGCCTAAGTTGAATTTCGAAGAACCGCAAACCACGCCGAGCGGCGATACCATCTGGCTGCGCACCTCGAAAATGCCGCTAATCAACGGCGACGGCGTCACCATCGGTATCCTCGGCTTATACGAAGACATTACCCAAAACAAGCAGAGTCAACAACAACTGGCCGAATCGCTATCGATGCTGCAAGCCACGTTGGAAGCCACCACCGCCGGCATTTTGGTGGTTAGCCTAGACGGCTACATCCGCGGCTTCAACCAGCGCTTTCAAGCGCTGTGGCAAATTCCGAGAGACATGTTACGCGAGGGCGACCACTGCCATGCCTTGCTGGAATTCATCCTGAAGCAGATGAAGGACCCGGAACTGACGCGCGCCCAAGTCAACGAATTGCGCGAGCATCCCGAACGGGAAATCAAAAACCTGCTGGAACTCATCGACGGCCGGCTGTTGGAACGTTATTCTCGCCCCCAACGCATCGGCGATCAAATTATCGGCCGGGTCTGGAGTTACACCGACGTCACCGAACTGCGCGGACTGGAAAAGCAGTTGCAATGGCGCACCGCTTTTCTGGAGGCGGTATTGGAATCGACGCCGGACGGTATCGTCGCCGTCGACGCCGAAGGTCGCAAGGTGCAGCAAAACCTGAGGATCGGCGAATTGTGGCGGATGCCGCCGGACCTGGCGAACCAGGACTGTATTGCCGCGCAGTTGGAGATGGCACGGCAACAAATGAAACACCCGGAACAGATGACCCAGAGCATCGCTTTGGTTCAGGCTCAACCGGATGCTATCGCCCGCGACGAAGTGGAACTGCTCGACGACACGATACTGGAATTCCACACCGCGCCGATTTGCAGTAAAACCGGCGCTTATCTTGGTCGTATTTGGCAATTCCGCGACGTTACCGCAACCCGCCACGCGGAAAGAACATTGCGGCAAAAGGAATACTATCAACGCGCCTTGCTCGACAACATTCCTCACGCAATCTGGCTGAAAGACCGCGACAGCCGGTTTCTGGCGGTCAATCAAGAATTCTCCGCCATCTTCGACGCCGGCACGCCGGACGAATTGGTCGGCAAATCCGATCTGGATATCGCACCGCCGGAACTGGCCGAACGCTATCGAGCCGACGACCGCACCGTCATGGCAACCCGCGCCAATCTGGTCGTCGAGGAAGAAATCATCGATCGCGGACTTCGCAAGTGGTACGAAACCTATAAGGCCCCGGTCATCGATCAGAGCGGCGAATTGCTGGGTAGCGTGGGCTTCGCCCGCGATGTCAGCGAACGCCGCAAGGCCGAGGAAAATTTGCGGCTGGCCGCGCTGGTCTATCAGAACAGTAGCGAGGCGATGGTCGTCACCGACGCGGACAACAATATCCTCAGCGTCAATCCGGCCTTTACCTCGATGACCGGCTATGCGGCCGACGAAGTCGTCGGCCGAAATCCACGGGTATTAAAATCGGATCAACACGATTCCGGGTTTTATCGGGAGTTGTGGAGGGCATTGGAAGAGACCGGCACGTGGCACGGCGAAATCAAGAATCGCCGCAAGGATGGCCGCATTTACGTGGAAGAATTAACGATCAACACCATTTACGACGCCTCCGGCCATCCGCAACGGCGGGTGGCGTTGTTCTCGGACATTACGCAACGCAAGCAATCGGAGGAACAAATCTGGCGGCAAGCCAATTTCGATCCGCTCACCGGTCTGCCGAATCGCCGGATGTTTCGCGACCGGCTGGAACAGGAAATCAAAAAAGCCCACCGTATGGGCCAGATGTTCGCGCTGATGTTTATCGATCTGGACCGCTTCAAGGAAGTCAACGACACTTTGGGCCACGACATCGGCGACCAATTGCTCAAGGAAACCGCGCAACGGCTGCAGCTTTGCGTCCGCGAATCAGACACCGTCGCCAGACTGGGCGGGGACGAGTTTACGATCATCCTGGGCGAACTCGACGAACCGCGCAGCGCCGAACCGATAGCCCGGCATTTGCTGGAGCAATTGAGCGCGCCGTTCCAACTGGCCGAGGACACCACCTACGTCTCGGCCAGCATCGGTATCACCTTCTACCCGACCGATAGCACCGACCTCAGCGAGCTGTTGAAGAACGCGGACCAGGCGATGTACGCCGCCAAAAACCGGGGCCGGAATGCCTATAGCTTTTTTACCAAGGCGTTGCAGGATGCGTTGCAGGCACGCGCGGCGCTACTGGCCGATTTGCGCAACGCCTTGAGCGAGCGGCAACTATCGCTCCACTACCAACCCATCGTGGACTTGGTCAGCGGCGAAGTCCATAAATCGGAAGCTTTGCTGCGTTGGCGACATCCGACGCGCGGCGTCGTTAGCCCGACGGAATTCATTCCGCTGGCCGAGGAAACCGGCTTGATCAACAAGATTGGCGATTGGGTGTTCGAAACCGCCGCCCAGCAGGTATTGGAATGGCAAAGCCGCTTGCACCGCGAGTTTCAAATCAGCATCAACAAATCGCCGGTGCAATTCCAAAGCGCCGGTCAAGCACCCCGTCATTGGTTCGATTATTTGCACTCCCTCGGCCTGTCGGGACAAAGCATCGTCGTTGAAATTACCGAAGGCTTGCTGCTGGACGCCAATACCAACGTTCAGGACCACTTGATGGCGTTCCGGGACGCCGGTATGCAAGTCGCGATCGACGACTTCGGCACCGGCTACTCGTCGCTGTCGTATTTGAAAAAATTCGACATCGACTATTTAAAAATCGACCAGTCCTTTGTCCGCAACCTGACCGAGGATTCCAGCGACTTCGCACTCTGCGAAGCGATTATCGTGATGGCCCACAAGCTGGGCCTGAAAGTGATAGCCGAAGGCGTCGAAACCGAGCGCCAGCGCGATTTGCTGAAATCGATCGGTTGCGATTACGGTCAGGGCTATTGGTTTTCGCCGCCGGTACCGGCGGAACTGTTCGCCCAACGCTTCGGTTTGGGTCGAGACCGCGAGAACTAA
- the rnd gene encoding ribonuclease D, producing MTIQYIDTPEQLQALCVQIGRHDWIALDTEFLREKTYYPKFCLLQIATPDWVACIDPLAIADLSPLFEAIYNPAIVKVLHSCRQDLEIFYQLSGKIPMPVFDTQIAAPLLGFQENPGYAMLVSSFLNVNLSKAHTRTDWSVRPLSPEQIEYAADDVIYLCKIYTLMCEQLYKLGRLDWLNADFALLNNPELYQLSPENAWLRIRGKNKLTGKQLSIMQALTEWRERTAQQENKPRNWLLADDMLLELAKLQPVTVADLAKVRNIGERTVNRYGKTLCELIDVARQRPPKPLVEKGKPQKKTQQTEAILDVLGAVVRIRAEENSLNPIILATRNDLEQLLAGDDDCLLLQGWRYNMAGRELQGLLRGDYSLRLRDDAVEISPVSA from the coding sequence ATGACCATTCAATATATCGATACTCCGGAACAACTTCAGGCTCTCTGCGTACAGATCGGCCGTCACGACTGGATCGCGCTGGATACCGAGTTTTTGCGGGAGAAAACCTATTACCCCAAGTTCTGCTTGTTGCAAATTGCCACGCCGGACTGGGTGGCCTGCATCGATCCGCTGGCGATCGCCGATCTGAGTCCGCTGTTCGAGGCTATTTACAATCCCGCCATCGTCAAGGTATTGCACTCCTGTCGCCAGGACTTGGAGATTTTCTATCAACTGAGCGGCAAAATTCCGATGCCGGTGTTCGACACCCAAATCGCCGCGCCGTTGCTGGGGTTTCAGGAAAATCCCGGTTATGCAATGTTGGTATCCAGCTTCCTCAACGTTAACCTGAGTAAGGCCCATACCCGCACCGACTGGTCGGTGCGTCCCTTAAGTCCGGAACAGATCGAGTACGCCGCCGACGACGTGATCTACCTCTGCAAGATCTACACCTTGATGTGCGAGCAGTTGTATAAACTCGGTCGCTTGGATTGGCTGAATGCCGATTTCGCGCTGTTGAACAATCCGGAGTTGTATCAACTGTCGCCGGAAAATGCCTGGTTGCGGATACGCGGCAAGAACAAATTGACCGGCAAGCAATTGTCCATCATGCAGGCTTTGACCGAATGGCGCGAACGTACCGCGCAGCAGGAAAACAAACCGCGCAACTGGTTGTTGGCCGACGATATGTTGCTGGAGTTGGCTAAATTGCAGCCGGTGACGGTCGCCGATCTGGCCAAGGTCCGCAATATCGGCGAACGCACCGTCAACCGCTACGGTAAAACCCTGTGCGAACTAATTGATGTCGCTCGCCAACGGCCGCCTAAACCGCTGGTCGAAAAAGGCAAACCTCAAAAGAAAACCCAGCAAACCGAAGCCATTCTGGATGTGCTCGGCGCGGTCGTCAGGATTCGGGCCGAGGAAAATTCGCTGAATCCGATTATTTTGGCGACCCGCAACGATCTGGAACAATTGCTGGCCGGCGACGACGATTGTCTGCTGCTACAGGGTTGGCGCTACAACATGGCCGGACGGGAATTGCAAGGTTTGCTGCGCGGCGATTACAGCTTGCGTTTGCGCGACGATGCCGTCGAAATTAGTCCGGTCTCCGCTTAG